In Chthonomonas sp., a single genomic region encodes these proteins:
- a CDS encoding shikimate kinase — MSKMQQSWILIGMMGAGKSMVGRELAKLSGRSFADTDVLLQNRFGRPVSQIFATYGEQTFRDHETSILREMQPEGMVLATGGGIILREENWRHMRRIGLIIYLDVPRERLIERLTVSRKKRPLLEVEGWEQRFDEILESRLPIYRQADLCMPIDRDNSAQVAQALLTKLEKMK, encoded by the coding sequence ATGAGCAAGATGCAACAAAGTTGGATTCTAATCGGCATGATGGGGGCCGGAAAATCCATGGTAGGTCGCGAACTCGCCAAGCTCAGCGGGCGCTCGTTCGCGGATACCGATGTGTTGCTCCAGAATCGCTTTGGACGCCCGGTATCGCAGATCTTCGCCACCTACGGAGAGCAGACCTTCCGGGATCACGAGACTTCGATCTTGCGCGAGATGCAGCCGGAAGGGATGGTGCTCGCGACGGGGGGCGGAATCATCCTTCGAGAGGAGAACTGGCGGCACATGCGTCGCATAGGGCTGATCATTTACCTGGACGTGCCCCGCGAGCGGCTGATTGAGCGACTGACCGTGAGCCGCAAGAAGCGCCCGCTCTTGGAGGTCGAAGGCTGGGAGCAACGGTTCGATGAAATACTGGAGTCGCGCTTGCCGATCTACCGCCAGGCCGACCTGTGCATGCCCATCGATCGGGACAACTCTGCCCAGGTTGCCCAGGCGCTCCTCACCAAGCTGGAGAAGATGAAGTGA
- the pilM gene encoding type IV pilus assembly protein PilM: protein MPKKLNTVLGIDIGSQQIKIAEVKMQGREPAITALNIGPTPEGTVDSAGVYDSDAVAAAVKSLAADAGASAPFAVVSIAGQASVLVRTLEVPKMTSDELKETMNYEISRNIPFAESTIESDYRAYPNDDPNSPNMDVVMAIAPQSAIQTMIQVVTKSGRKPHAIDVEPLGLARSAMMSYGGAGAGKTMCVVDMGHNTTSINMYKDGQLMMPRQVPIGGYHITRALVDNLGINEAEAETLKQSRASVPNSAGIGGGYGTPAAPAYDPFASDPAPTMQMPAANPYAEPYAADVQADQTTGEFVPPPPVPDAAPTDDVESTRIYNAMAAILEEFYSELRRSIDYYRSKGGDVDSIYLCGGGAKLRGLSEYLERMIGLKVQDYDPLKGLSLSGRRLDMNQLDSHRSEFAIAVGNALHIAFD, encoded by the coding sequence ATGCCGAAAAAGCTAAACACTGTTCTCGGAATTGACATCGGGAGTCAACAGATCAAGATCGCGGAGGTCAAGATGCAAGGTCGAGAACCTGCCATCACCGCGCTCAACATCGGCCCGACTCCGGAGGGGACGGTGGACAGCGCGGGCGTTTACGATTCCGATGCCGTTGCCGCCGCCGTCAAGTCCCTCGCCGCGGACGCAGGGGCAAGCGCCCCCTTCGCCGTCGTGTCCATCGCTGGTCAGGCATCCGTCCTGGTACGCACGCTCGAAGTGCCCAAGATGACCTCAGACGAGCTGAAGGAGACGATGAACTACGAAATCAGTCGTAACATCCCGTTCGCCGAAAGCACGATAGAGAGCGACTACCGGGCGTACCCGAACGACGATCCGAATTCACCCAACATGGATGTGGTCATGGCGATCGCGCCGCAGTCGGCGATCCAAACCATGATCCAGGTCGTGACCAAGTCTGGACGTAAGCCGCACGCAATTGACGTCGAGCCTCTGGGCCTGGCTCGAAGCGCGATGATGAGCTACGGCGGCGCGGGCGCAGGCAAGACGATGTGTGTGGTTGATATGGGCCACAATACGACCTCCATCAACATGTACAAGGACGGGCAGCTGATGATGCCGCGGCAAGTGCCGATCGGTGGCTACCACATCACGCGCGCTTTGGTGGACAATCTTGGCATCAACGAAGCCGAAGCCGAGACGTTGAAACAGAGCCGCGCCAGCGTCCCCAACAGCGCAGGTATTGGCGGCGGATACGGCACACCCGCTGCGCCGGCCTACGATCCTTTTGCCTCGGACCCTGCGCCCACCATGCAGATGCCGGCGGCAAATCCTTACGCCGAGCCGTACGCGGCCGATGTTCAAGCCGATCAGACGACCGGTGAATTCGTGCCGCCACCTCCCGTTCCGGATGCTGCGCCAACGGACGATGTAGAGAGCACACGGATTTACAATGCAATGGCCGCGATCCTTGAGGAGTTCTACTCTGAGCTCCGCCGATCGATCGACTACTACCGCAGCAAGGGCGGAGACGTCGATTCCATCTATCTGTGCGGCGGCGGCGCAAAGCTTCGCGGACTTTCGGAGTACCTTGAACGCATGATTGGGCTCAAGGTTCAGGATTACGATCCGCTCAAGGGGCTCAGCCTCTCCGGTCGCCGACTGGATATGAATCAGCTAGATTCGCACCGATCGGAGTTCGCCATCGCTGTCGGCAACGCACTTCACATCGCTTTTGATTGA
- a CDS encoding PQQ-binding-like beta-propeller repeat protein translates to MKAKWNLAVKSGFALALVGLAALWVGAESTYPTFRGDSARTGLQVGDVQNDTPGRLRLRWWDPVRAIQADLDNWETSSGVAFNPADWLAPTGEVRAFNATLKNPIVGRAEYNYSYTTPAQNSENPNVPATGTANTFEWRFSSAIGKDYQLFVNIPVGPTEVLDAGAPLGPGLYYPQRYFVYEIVGVENEANPGNPVVDVVDTDAGGGETRLGNGGLATDRTFRATGAQITIRLLNTVPRTGTGELTDTRPAIVVYADSARSVRALDTVGETVAAPVLGRITAGGQFPLRTLGTRNDPTSLQVGSSVENYALGIVSSYNHSGLKVDATEPNPGGVTRRNIVWSWPATRQLADTTSESDRYVAEKRDWILGADIGGLSRATQSVSMDNRSHGVQLGAGFGPDNAVAGFLGIDYASVPAIAASPTARAFYRPSLPAGEYSIDMWVPGANSALARAAQVEIYRGGFLIGSATVDQTTSARWARLSISGVSVFESDEAATLSVAVTNQTTNAADVGRTVLADGIRFVRTADLSIRSTPLFTRIPVQTSSGLATRDVAIVAMENGRIYCLDADGLKSGPNYTGKTEVYWVWPSEKPASSDPNKVVGIDGPDGIAQMPTGFDVTSAAVAEVQTGPLATDTEFLLYIGSKNGKVYCLDTQGRGDGTTTRRWSWPDDYPAAPSALNVGPITGSVTVSTTSSGGGPATATVFVPTRLGRLYALDAAGSTATRTTTITWQYPAAAAPLGVGSITMSPAVAFGKIFFGAGDSKLYALDQNDPEADGDGNLVWSTDGTGTINLFGGFESSSPVVVPDAIVDGPGGMPDTLYIANPNRSLYAFDANTGGVLWSTSELNASPSGSLGFTYMNTLQNSGAQDYPTGAPPSPQGRPVVMVPMLTGQIKGYFARTGDTNRLSSGPAATGLRDAGGYKLEGTRATSPAFGGKPLGWTPPSAAFDEEYGFMYVADALGTMYAFGDDPDFADGDLALTPGDSPVAEEIPPNDPTIDILNGITLNSRSTLLLPDDYQKLWQKFANGTPVAYAEIQALANTSGAIKSKVTRTAFEYGETLYVMVYNLPENPTGTTTYQVQAEVTATNSATRRQFGPTYAVTGTTPDLGTVSLIAIPLRGTGTSGLAPGSMTMRVSAVATRPNRGSANATLLNANYAPSLTYTLANPLAISRLSGGAAGGTSDSIGVTLNPASPEVLQNGSFVSNNLRIIRQGFGDSVFNVLNYPINFVKHGTTAESVMFVLDRSAMSLLNGFGKGLTNVRFRGGDMVWKLTDANDNPVATDFRIKTLDPSYFAGYEDAPNAEDSNTSLDYPNIRRDALTVAAKPNGLAQNPVFQPVELEGAIFGDVERETYETDVATYNAGLTRVLRPTEFQLQLDVPKYQPPTAQWYESRNRVYIDPGGTSISQFTKDSAFAYREYRGAAYVAVDERLSTTSPTVDLGPIPQGGIYLPGQDPRSNPFLMNDATFGSAGSYTRTFTVWNEGNVNLLNVRVGKDIQNDSRARVLGSPSLNFNAWMDTVRHLHSDLDESLTPVAYNRKRIVQKSRVGDGVPTRLRLAPPRRGNVNLGVADSGFPPIDDPKLTVSVPIGTPVGKYRQDIYAFEDTIFTAGGIPTIGVLSGAGSNAIYESYIDPGIRLSFEVVEARITNRNTRKSGSMVDALTIANDHRFMWANQEPAGYRDSFGNLVVVFSSNRQSTGGGPGWTQRLRTQSDSAAQATWSLYAASLRGDAPSGAIAPNPTNDLDQWGSASNQRWFIQNQTPFPGGSYEALFGVGPNTTINPSTVRFGMPAFPAMGAYNPLQNFPGRGLNNSVYLTFVGEASATTANGETVRLSQLFIATVTTNANGQVTINNVTPLAVGGSTALEGARIGRPSIVQTGSTATVFFTTTSGGLQQLNWAVYTNGGWVRLGNSVLGSLAINSSFETVGSVSAILRNALGAVPGPQIQLSFTGKLRGKSNSEVYLATMNCNNAGVPQRFAGSFLQVWATRTDDLIYDRITGAYWSRGVELRSDATDTNGTVEGVIANPLNSEFIDVLRRVNGGYESILDNNTRQYDASSRLLIVDTIFGGQAQIDLSNGSVKLAGALVPTKSTLILRSTPRFARISESEAQNYSGVNMVFDDRYQTELPYAASESFTFGGGSLFDPAANQMRVDRYILSYSRTATQGGANTGVRPYLRTLRHGFRLPSLPALNSSGLLVRFSVSGMASGSFYQVDPVRGNIYVTSENESRVLTVRYTIIDSNGNQQRVQTTQRVGYVGEMDETPIPVSEPGTESSMTLMLDPFSGAFSAPGLGRPGLWWMLWSSTRDGSPDVFMQTWAPVINSQPGN, encoded by the coding sequence ATGAAAGCCAAGTGGAATCTTGCAGTTAAGAGTGGTTTCGCACTCGCGCTCGTCGGTCTCGCCGCCTTGTGGGTCGGCGCAGAATCGACGTACCCCACGTTTAGGGGCGATAGTGCGCGGACCGGTCTCCAGGTGGGTGACGTGCAGAACGATACTCCTGGACGGCTGCGGCTACGGTGGTGGGACCCCGTACGCGCGATTCAAGCAGACCTCGACAACTGGGAGACCTCTTCGGGCGTTGCTTTCAACCCCGCGGATTGGCTTGCGCCGACCGGCGAAGTGCGTGCTTTCAACGCAACTTTGAAGAACCCGATTGTGGGTCGCGCCGAATACAACTACTCGTACACCACTCCCGCGCAAAACTCGGAAAACCCCAATGTTCCGGCGACGGGCACCGCCAATACGTTTGAATGGCGATTCTCCTCGGCCATTGGAAAAGACTATCAGCTCTTCGTGAACATCCCGGTCGGACCGACCGAAGTCTTGGACGCGGGTGCGCCGCTCGGACCGGGGCTTTACTACCCGCAGCGGTACTTTGTGTATGAGATCGTCGGCGTTGAGAACGAAGCCAATCCGGGCAACCCGGTGGTCGATGTTGTTGATACGGACGCGGGCGGCGGCGAAACTCGCCTGGGTAACGGCGGCTTGGCGACCGATCGCACCTTCCGCGCCACGGGTGCGCAGATCACGATTCGGCTGCTGAACACGGTTCCGCGGACCGGGACTGGCGAACTTACGGATACTCGCCCCGCGATCGTGGTTTACGCGGACTCGGCCCGTTCGGTCCGAGCGTTGGATACCGTCGGCGAGACGGTGGCCGCTCCGGTTTTGGGGCGCATCACGGCGGGCGGACAGTTCCCGCTTCGCACCCTGGGTACCCGCAACGATCCAACGAGCCTGCAAGTCGGATCCTCGGTTGAGAACTACGCGCTCGGCATCGTTTCGAGTTACAACCACAGCGGTCTCAAGGTTGATGCGACTGAGCCGAACCCGGGCGGCGTCACGCGACGCAACATCGTCTGGTCCTGGCCCGCGACCCGGCAGCTAGCCGATACCACGTCAGAATCCGATCGCTATGTTGCTGAGAAGCGAGATTGGATTCTTGGTGCGGACATCGGCGGCCTGAGCCGAGCGACCCAATCGGTGTCGATGGACAACCGGTCTCACGGCGTACAACTCGGTGCTGGTTTCGGCCCAGATAATGCGGTGGCCGGATTCCTTGGGATCGACTACGCCTCGGTTCCGGCGATTGCCGCTTCTCCGACGGCGCGCGCGTTCTATCGCCCCAGTTTGCCCGCGGGCGAGTACTCGATTGATATGTGGGTGCCAGGTGCAAACTCGGCCCTGGCCCGTGCAGCCCAGGTCGAAATCTACCGCGGCGGTTTCCTGATCGGATCCGCGACGGTCGACCAGACGACGAGCGCACGGTGGGCTCGGCTGAGCATCAGCGGTGTCTCCGTGTTCGAGAGCGACGAGGCCGCGACCTTGTCGGTCGCCGTGACGAACCAGACCACCAATGCAGCCGACGTCGGACGCACGGTGTTGGCCGATGGCATTCGCTTTGTCCGCACGGCGGACCTGAGCATCCGCTCGACTCCGCTCTTCACGCGCATCCCGGTTCAGACCTCGAGTGGTCTGGCGACCCGAGACGTTGCGATCGTCGCGATGGAGAACGGACGCATCTACTGTTTGGATGCGGACGGGCTCAAGTCCGGCCCTAACTACACGGGCAAAACTGAAGTCTATTGGGTCTGGCCGAGCGAGAAGCCCGCTAGCAGCGACCCGAACAAGGTCGTGGGAATCGACGGACCCGATGGCATCGCCCAGATGCCGACTGGCTTCGACGTGACCTCGGCGGCAGTCGCCGAAGTGCAAACTGGCCCGCTGGCGACCGACACCGAATTCCTGCTGTACATCGGCTCGAAGAATGGCAAGGTTTACTGTCTGGACACCCAGGGTCGCGGCGATGGCACCACCACGCGACGTTGGAGTTGGCCGGATGACTACCCAGCCGCCCCATCGGCGCTGAACGTCGGCCCCATCACGGGTTCGGTGACGGTCTCGACCACCTCGAGCGGCGGCGGCCCAGCGACGGCGACAGTCTTCGTCCCGACGCGACTTGGACGACTTTATGCGCTCGACGCGGCAGGTTCGACCGCCACTCGCACGACGACGATCACTTGGCAGTACCCCGCCGCAGCGGCTCCGCTCGGAGTTGGCTCGATCACGATGTCTCCCGCGGTGGCATTTGGCAAGATCTTCTTCGGTGCGGGCGACTCGAAGCTCTACGCACTGGATCAAAACGATCCAGAGGCGGACGGTGACGGCAATCTCGTCTGGAGCACGGACGGTACCGGCACGATCAACCTCTTCGGAGGCTTCGAGTCGAGTTCGCCGGTTGTGGTCCCCGATGCGATTGTGGATGGCCCGGGCGGTATGCCCGATACCCTCTATATCGCCAACCCGAACAGGTCGCTGTACGCATTTGATGCCAACACGGGTGGAGTGCTTTGGAGTACGAGCGAACTCAACGCCAGCCCCTCGGGCTCGCTCGGGTTTACGTACATGAATACGCTTCAGAACTCGGGCGCGCAGGACTATCCGACGGGCGCACCGCCTTCACCGCAGGGCCGACCCGTGGTGATGGTGCCGATGCTCACCGGCCAGATCAAGGGTTACTTCGCACGAACAGGCGACACGAACCGGCTTTCATCCGGACCGGCGGCAACCGGCCTGCGCGACGCGGGTGGTTACAAGCTGGAAGGGACACGCGCGACATCGCCTGCCTTCGGTGGCAAGCCGCTTGGTTGGACGCCGCCTTCGGCTGCGTTCGATGAGGAGTACGGCTTCATGTACGTGGCTGATGCGCTCGGAACGATGTACGCGTTTGGCGACGATCCCGACTTCGCGGACGGCGACCTCGCTCTGACGCCCGGCGACTCGCCGGTGGCCGAAGAGATTCCACCGAACGACCCCACCATCGATATCCTGAACGGCATCACGCTGAACAGCCGATCGACGCTGCTGCTGCCTGACGACTATCAGAAACTGTGGCAGAAGTTCGCGAACGGTACGCCGGTTGCTTACGCTGAGATTCAGGCGCTGGCCAATACTTCGGGGGCGATCAAGTCGAAAGTCACCCGTACGGCATTTGAGTACGGCGAGACCTTGTACGTGATGGTCTACAACCTTCCGGAAAACCCGACCGGCACCACGACCTATCAGGTCCAGGCCGAAGTCACGGCCACAAACTCGGCAACGCGCCGGCAGTTCGGTCCGACCTACGCAGTCACGGGCACGACTCCCGATCTGGGCACGGTCTCGCTGATCGCGATCCCGTTGCGCGGGACGGGTACGAGCGGACTGGCTCCGGGCAGCATGACGATGCGCGTCTCAGCGGTGGCCACACGCCCCAATCGTGGATCGGCGAATGCCACGTTGCTCAACGCGAACTATGCTCCTTCGCTCACTTACACGCTCGCGAATCCGTTGGCGATTTCCAGGCTGAGCGGCGGGGCTGCGGGTGGCACGAGCGACTCCATCGGTGTTACGCTCAATCCCGCTTCGCCTGAGGTGCTTCAGAACGGTTCGTTCGTCTCGAATAACTTGCGGATTATCCGCCAAGGGTTCGGCGACTCGGTATTCAACGTCCTGAATTACCCGATCAATTTCGTCAAACACGGTACGACCGCCGAGAGCGTGATGTTCGTGCTGGACCGCAGCGCGATGTCGCTGCTGAACGGCTTCGGCAAGGGTCTGACTAACGTCCGATTCCGAGGCGGAGACATGGTGTGGAAGCTCACCGATGCGAACGATAATCCGGTCGCAACGGACTTCCGCATCAAGACGCTTGATCCTTCTTACTTCGCCGGCTATGAGGATGCTCCCAATGCCGAGGACTCGAACACGAGCCTTGACTACCCGAACATCCGCCGCGACGCGCTGACAGTCGCTGCCAAGCCGAACGGCCTGGCACAGAACCCGGTCTTCCAGCCCGTCGAACTCGAGGGCGCGATCTTCGGCGATGTCGAGCGCGAGACCTACGAGACGGACGTCGCGACGTACAACGCGGGTCTGACGCGCGTGTTGCGTCCGACCGAGTTCCAACTCCAGTTGGATGTGCCGAAGTACCAGCCGCCGACCGCCCAGTGGTACGAGAGCCGGAACCGGGTCTACATCGATCCAGGCGGAACGAGTATCTCGCAATTCACGAAGGACTCGGCGTTTGCCTACCGTGAGTATCGCGGTGCTGCGTACGTGGCCGTCGATGAGCGGCTGAGCACGACATCGCCGACGGTGGACCTCGGCCCGATACCGCAAGGTGGCATCTACCTTCCTGGTCAAGATCCGCGCTCGAATCCGTTCTTGATGAACGATGCGACGTTTGGCTCCGCGGGCTCGTACACGCGCACCTTCACCGTTTGGAATGAAGGGAACGTGAACTTGCTCAACGTACGGGTCGGAAAGGACATCCAGAACGACTCGCGAGCACGCGTGCTCGGTAGCCCAAGCCTGAACTTCAATGCGTGGATGGACACGGTCCGTCACCTGCATTCGGACTTGGACGAGTCGCTCACACCCGTTGCCTACAACCGCAAGCGGATTGTGCAAAAGTCGCGAGTCGGGGATGGTGTTCCCACCCGCCTGCGATTGGCTCCGCCTCGTCGTGGCAACGTCAACTTGGGCGTCGCCGACTCTGGCTTCCCGCCGATTGACGATCCGAAGCTGACGGTTTCGGTCCCGATCGGTACGCCGGTGGGCAAGTACCGCCAGGACATCTACGCCTTCGAAGACACGATCTTCACGGCGGGTGGCATCCCGACGATTGGCGTGCTGTCCGGAGCCGGAAGCAACGCGATCTACGAGTCGTACATCGATCCGGGAATCCGGCTGTCGTTCGAAGTCGTTGAGGCACGCATTACCAATCGAAACACCCGCAAGAGTGGTTCGATGGTCGATGCGCTCACCATTGCCAATGACCACCGATTCATGTGGGCGAACCAAGAGCCTGCCGGATACCGAGACTCTTTCGGAAACTTGGTCGTGGTCTTCAGCTCGAACCGACAGAGCACGGGCGGCGGCCCTGGTTGGACTCAGCGGCTGAGAACGCAGAGCGATTCGGCGGCGCAAGCAACCTGGTCGCTGTATGCGGCTTCGCTTCGCGGCGACGCTCCCTCGGGCGCGATTGCTCCGAACCCGACCAACGACCTCGACCAGTGGGGCTCGGCTTCGAACCAGCGATGGTTCATCCAGAACCAGACTCCATTCCCGGGCGGATCGTACGAGGCCCTCTTCGGAGTTGGTCCCAATACGACGATCAACCCGTCCACGGTTCGCTTCGGCATGCCCGCATTCCCAGCAATGGGTGCGTACAACCCGCTGCAGAACTTCCCGGGTCGCGGTCTGAACAACTCTGTCTACCTGACGTTCGTGGGTGAAGCCTCGGCCACGACGGCCAACGGCGAGACCGTTCGGCTTTCGCAGTTGTTCATCGCAACGGTGACTACGAACGCCAATGGCCAGGTTACGATCAACAACGTCACACCGCTCGCGGTGGGCGGCTCGACTGCGCTGGAAGGCGCAAGGATCGGCCGACCCTCGATTGTCCAAACAGGCAGTACCGCCACCGTGTTCTTTACGACCACGTCGGGTGGCTTGCAACAGTTGAACTGGGCGGTCTACACGAACGGCGGATGGGTGCGATTGGGCAACAGCGTGCTGGGCTCGCTTGCGATCAACTCGTCGTTCGAGACCGTTGGCTCGGTGAGCGCGATCTTGCGCAACGCCTTGGGGGCGGTGCCTGGACCTCAGATCCAGCTCTCGTTTACGGGCAAGCTCCGCGGCAAGTCGAACTCGGAAGTCTATCTCGCAACGATGAACTGCAACAACGCGGGCGTACCGCAGAGATTCGCAGGCTCGTTCTTGCAGGTCTGGGCGACCCGGACCGACGATCTGATCTACGATCGAATCACCGGCGCGTACTGGAGTCGAGGCGTGGAGCTGCGCAGCGATGCGACGGACACGAACGGCACCGTGGAAGGCGTGATTGCCAACCCGCTGAACAGCGAGTTCATCGATGTGCTGCGGCGAGTCAACGGCGGCTACGAGTCGATCTTGGACAACAACACGCGGCAGTACGACGCGTCGAGTCGGCTCCTGATCGTGGATACGATCTTTGGCGGACAGGCGCAGATCGACCTAAGCAACGGCTCGGTCAAGCTCGCTGGCGCGTTGGTGCCCACCAAGTCTACGCTCATCCTACGGTCCACCCCGCGCTTTGCGCGGATCAGCGAATCGGAGGCTCAGAACTACTCGGGCGTCAACATGGTGTTCGACGATCGGTATCAGACTGAGCTGCCCTACGCAGCGTCCGAGTCGTTCACGTTTGGTGGCGGATCGTTGTTCGACCCTGCAGCGAACCAGATGCGAGTCGATCGGTACATCTTGTCGTACTCGCGAACGGCGACTCAGGGCGGAGCCAACACCGGTGTTCGTCCGTACCTCCGTACGCTTCGACACGGTTTCCGGCTTCCGAGCCTGCCAGCGCTGAACTCCTCGGGCTTGCTGGTGCGCTTCTCGGTAAGCGGTATGGCCTCGGGCTCGTTCTATCAGGTCGATCCCGTCCGCGGAAACATCTACGTCACGTCTGAGAATGAAAGCCGAGTGCTGACCGTTCGATACACGATCATCGATTCGAACGGGAATCAGCAGCGAGTCCAGACCACCCAGCGTGTCGGATACGTCGGCGAAATGGACGAAACCCCGATCCCGGTCAGCGAGCCAGGAACCGAATCGTCGATGACGCTGATGCTCGATCCGTTCTCGGGAGCGTTCAGCGCACCGGGCCTGGGGCGACCTGGGCTATGGTGGATGCTGTGGTCCAGCACTCGCGACGGCTCCCCGGACGTGTTCATGCAGACGTGGGCGCCGGTGATCAACTCGCAGCCAGGCAACTAG